One segment of Nitrosopumilus sp. DNA contains the following:
- a CDS encoding metallophosphoesterase family protein — MQIVQISDLHVGSQFLQEKFDILVKEVNELNPDVIVITGDLTNEGLMGEYKKCKSLLEKFKTKKIITISGNHDYRNTGYLLFKKYFPFETVNELDDDVVLVTVGTARPDRNEGEVGHRQNLWLERTMKKYKDKIKIVAMHHHLIAIPDTGSDQLTVVDAGDVLRTVLDSKVDVVLCGHKHRPWAWNFKTLTVVNAGTATSERVRGLFENTYNILTISNKKIQVDLKIVGGKRMPIDELVNNYNLLDDQ, encoded by the coding sequence ATGCAAATAGTTCAAATCTCTGATCTTCATGTAGGTTCACAATTTTTACAAGAAAAATTTGATATTCTAGTTAAGGAAGTAAACGAACTTAATCCTGATGTGATCGTAATTACGGGTGATCTTACAAATGAGGGATTGATGGGAGAATATAAAAAATGCAAATCACTATTAGAGAAATTTAAAACAAAAAAAATTATCACCATCAGTGGAAATCATGATTATAGAAACACTGGTTATCTTTTATTCAAAAAATATTTTCCATTTGAAACAGTAAATGAGCTAGATGATGATGTAGTTTTAGTTACTGTTGGAACTGCAAGACCTGATAGAAATGAGGGAGAAGTAGGACATAGACAAAACTTGTGGTTGGAGAGAACTATGAAAAAATACAAAGATAAAATAAAAATTGTAGCAATGCATCATCACCTAATTGCGATACCTGATACAGGGTCTGATCAACTAACCGTAGTTGATGCTGGTGATGTTTTAAGAACTGTTTTGGATTCAAAAGTTGATGTTGTTTTATGTGGACACAAGCACAGACCTTGGGCTTGGAATTTTAAAACACTCACAGTTGTCAATGCTGGAACTGCAACCTCTGAGCGTGTTCGTGGACTATTTGAAAATACATACAACATACTTACCATTTCAAACAAAAAGATACAAGTCGATCTAAAAATTGTAGGTG
- a CDS encoding isocitrate/isopropylmalate dehydrogenase family protein — protein MSKKAAVMKGDGIGPEVVESMLKVLKECNMQSEVILCEAGSEQWDKNGRKDKSYIPDETIRILEESDACFKGPTTTIPVPGAPRSVAVTLRQKFELYSNIRPTKTFDRLTPNRKLDCVCFREATEGLYTGVEAKINEDAAIAIRKITRQGCDRFLNSAVKWANQYNLKKMVAITKRNILKETDGIFWNCAQKAVERTGIELSEIYIDNMAQQMVVAPEQFNGAVLVSTNLFMDIISELASGLVGSIGLIYSANMGDNFAMFEAAHGSAPQFAGQNKVNPTATVLSGAWMAEYLGEKDIRDAIFDATYQVINEGKKVTWDIGGNASTTQMTDAIIEYAKNNLKK, from the coding sequence TTGAGTAAAAAAGCAGCAGTAATGAAGGGAGATGGAATTGGCCCTGAAGTAGTTGAATCAATGCTCAAAGTTCTAAAAGAGTGCAACATGCAGTCCGAAGTAATTCTGTGTGAGGCAGGCTCTGAGCAATGGGATAAAAATGGTAGAAAGGACAAATCATACATTCCTGATGAAACTATCAGGATTTTAGAAGAATCAGATGCTTGCTTTAAGGGACCAACTACAACCATTCCAGTTCCAGGTGCACCAAGAAGTGTAGCAGTCACACTACGTCAAAAATTCGAATTATATTCCAATATCAGACCAACTAAAACATTTGATAGATTGACACCAAATAGAAAGCTTGATTGTGTTTGTTTCCGAGAAGCAACTGAAGGACTCTATACTGGAGTTGAAGCAAAAATTAATGAAGATGCAGCTATTGCAATTAGAAAGATAACAAGACAAGGTTGCGATAGATTCCTAAATTCAGCTGTAAAGTGGGCAAATCAATACAATTTGAAGAAGATGGTTGCAATTACTAAAAGAAATATCCTAAAAGAAACTGATGGAATTTTTTGGAATTGTGCCCAAAAAGCTGTTGAAAGGACAGGAATTGAATTATCTGAAATTTACATTGACAACATGGCTCAACAAATGGTTGTGGCACCTGAACAATTCAATGGAGCAGTATTAGTTAGCACTAATTTATTTATGGATATTATCTCGGAGCTTGCTTCAGGTCTAGTTGGTTCTATTGGATTAATTTATTCTGCAAATATGGGAGATAATTTTGCAATGTTTGAGGCAGCACATGGAAGTGCACCACAATTTGCAGGACAAAACAAGGTAAACCCAACAGCAACTGTTCTATCAGGTGCATGGATGGCTGAGTATCTTGGAGAAAAAGACATCAGAGATGCAATCTTTGATGCAACATACCAAGTAATTAACGAAGGAAAGAAGGTAACTTGGGATATTGGAGGCAATGCATCAACTACTCAGATGACTGATGCAATAATTGAATATGCAAAAAATAATCTAAAGAAATAA
- a CDS encoding HemK2/MTQ2 family protein methyltransferase translates to MQTKYLKNEEYPPSEDTFFIANNIENEKGVFALDIGSGSGYLTKLLADNFSFVIGTDINFDVLAHQTSYRTQNLICCNGSDALKIKFDFIVCNLPYLATDEILDIATDGGTEGFEIPKKIFDSVINNLKENGKFVFVTSSLSNYERLINYAQKLGLSTRIIAKKKLFFEELILVEAIN, encoded by the coding sequence TTGCAAACCAAATACTTGAAAAATGAGGAATATCCTCCCTCAGAGGATACTTTTTTCATTGCTAACAATATTGAAAATGAAAAAGGAGTTTTTGCTTTAGATATTGGTAGTGGTTCTGGATATCTAACCAAACTTTTAGCTGATAATTTCTCATTTGTTATTGGAACTGATATTAACTTTGATGTATTGGCACATCAAACCTCATACAGAACACAAAATCTGATTTGTTGTAACGGTTCGGATGCACTAAAAATTAAATTTGATTTTATTGTATGCAATTTACCTTACCTTGCTACAGATGAAATCTTAGATATTGCAACTGATGGTGGTACAGAGGGATTTGAAATTCCAAAAAAAATATTTGATTCAGTAATTAATAATCTCAAAGAGAATGGCAAATTTGTTTTTGTCACTTCTTCTCTTTCAAACTATGAAAGACTAATCAACTACGCACAAAAATTAGGCTTGAGTACTAGAATTATCGCAAAAAAGAAACTATTCTTTGAAGAACTGATTTTAGTAGAGGCAATAAATTGA
- a CDS encoding rRNA adenine dimethyltransferase family protein — translation MIKRKLLGQHFLNSQSIAQSIVSEAKISKDDVVFELGTGLGILTPLLCEKARQVISVDADEKLIKNAQTKFSNHNNLILKFGDGFKKKDSFTIFVSNLPYSRSKDAIEWLSQKSFSHGIIMVQKEFAEKLLAKSTKQRKAISIIAQHAFEIKTISKVGKNNFSPPPKIDSVILKIKQRNTLPKELIHTINKIFSYRRKTIKNILKQFDKESLIDKRVDDLSGDEIINLANQILEK, via the coding sequence ATGATAAAGCGAAAACTACTTGGACAACACTTTCTAAACTCGCAATCAATTGCACAATCCATAGTTTCTGAGGCTAAAATTTCAAAAGATGATGTTGTTTTTGAGTTGGGAACAGGACTAGGAATACTAACTCCACTACTATGTGAAAAGGCAAGACAAGTCATCTCAGTTGATGCTGATGAGAAATTAATAAAAAACGCCCAAACAAAGTTTTCCAATCATAATAATTTGATTTTAAAATTTGGTGATGGATTTAAAAAAAAAGATTCATTTACAATTTTTGTATCAAATCTGCCTTATTCTAGAAGTAAAGATGCAATAGAGTGGCTTTCACAAAAATCCTTTTCACATGGAATAATAATGGTTCAAAAAGAATTCGCTGAAAAACTACTTGCAAAATCTACCAAACAAAGAAAAGCAATTAGCATTATAGCACAGCATGCTTTTGAAATAAAGACCATTTCCAAAGTAGGAAAAAATAATTTTTCACCTCCACCAAAAATCGATTCGGTAATTTTAAAAATTAAACAAAGAAATACTCTTCCAAAGGAATTAATTCATACAATTAACAAAATTTTCTCATATAGACGCAAAACTATTAAAAATATTCTAAAGCAATTTGACAAGGAATCATTAATCGATAAACGAGTGGATGATCTATCTGGAGATGAAATAATTAATCTTGCAAACCAAATACTTGAAAAATGA